Proteins encoded in a region of the Balaenoptera ricei isolate mBalRic1 chromosome 19, mBalRic1.hap2, whole genome shotgun sequence genome:
- the ZNF276 gene encoding zinc finger protein 276 isoform X1, whose translation MKRDRLGRFLSPGVSGQRGSSGGGSCGRGRARGRPSRSGPDVAEAAALVAARLGWGPTRACADAGEDGADEAGTARALAMGHCRLCHGKFSSRSLRSISGRAPGESSERPPPGDRVFVRDFQRLLGVAVHQDPALSQFVCKNCHSQFYQCHGLLTSFLQRVNVPPTGRRKPCAKVGVQPRTGAEEGACVVDLIASSPQGLRGLVGWVHGHAAGCGALPSLQRTLSSEYCGIVRAVWGCDRGHDYTMDADSSCGALLLDGALGVRRTWDKDSAPGLPRHRGSSPSGAAPQSSQGRATAAGAETEMLPSTDTARPPSDGDPVGPGPGPPPQPSLPHSGAPGQLGEKQVPSPTSDDRVKDEFSDLSEGDFLSEDENDKKQNTQSSDESFEPYPEKKVSGKKSESKEAKKSEEPKIRKKPGPKPGWKGKPRCEREELPTIYKCPHQGCTAVYRGADGMKKHIKEHHEEVRERPCPHPGCNKVFMIDRYLQRHVKLIHTEVRNYICDECGQTFKQRKHLLVHQMRHSGAKPLQCEVCGFQCRQRASLKYHMTKHKAETELDFACDQCGRRFEKAHNLNVHMSMVHPLTQTPDKAPEPPPGPAAGQAVKAEPT comes from the exons ATGAAGCGGGACCGGCTCGGGCGCTTCCTGTCGCCCGGGGTGTCCGGGCAGCGCGGGAGCTCCGGTGGCGGCAGCTGTGGCCGTGGCCGGGCCCGGGGCCGCCCCTCCCGCAGCGGTCCCGACGTGGCCGAGGCGGCGGCTTTGGTGGCTGCGCGGCTGGGCTGGGGCCCGACGCGGGCCTGCGCGGACGCGGGCGAGGACGGCGCCGACGAGGCAG GAACGGCCCGGGCCCTGGCCATGGGGCACTGTCGCCTCTGTCACGGGAAGTTCTCCTCCCGGAGTCTCCGCAGCATCTCTGGCAGGGCGCCTGGGGAGAGCTCAGAAAGGCCGCCCCCTGGGGACCGTGTTTTTGTCCGGGATTTCCAGCGCCTCCTGGGGGTGGCCGTCCACCAGGACCCGGCTCTGTCCCAGTTTGTCTGCAAGAACTGCCACTCCCAGTTCTACCAGTGCCACGGCCTCCTCACGTCTTTCCTGCAGAGGGTCAACGTCCCCCCCACGGGCCGCCGGAAGCCTTGCGCAAA GGTCGGTGTGCAGCCTCGGACGGGGGCGGAGGAGGGAGCGTGTGTGG TGGACCTGATCGCTTCGAGCCCCCAGGGCCTGCGCGGCTTGGTGGGGTGGGTGCACGGACACGCGGCCGGCTGCGGGGCCCTGCCCAGCCTCCAGAGGACCCTGTCCTCCGAGTACTGTGGCATCGTCCGGGCCGTGTGGGGCTGCGACCGAGGGCACGACTACACCATGGACGCCGACTCCAGCTGCGGGGCCCTCTTGCTGGACGGCGCCTTGGGCGTCAGGCGGACGTGGGACAAGGATTCGGCCCCGGGGCTCCCCCGGCATCGGGGGTCCAGCCCCAGCGGGGCTGCCCCTCAGAGCTCCCAGGGCAGAGCGACTGCGGCCGGGGCCGAGACCGAGATGCTGCCCAGCACGGACACAGCCCGGCCTCCTTCAGATGGCGACCCAGTGGGGCCTGGGCCGGGCCCCCCGCCTCAGCCAAGCCTCCCCCACAGCGGGGCCCCAG GGCAGTTGGGTGAGAAGCAGGTTCCATCTCCAACCTCGGATGATCGGGTAAAAGACGAGTTCAGTGACCTTTCTGAGGG aGACTTCCTGAGTGAAGACGAAAATGACAAGAAGCAGAATACCCAGTCCTCAGACGAGTCCTTTGAGCCCTACCCGGAAAAGAA GGTCTCTGGTAAGAAGAGTGAAAGCAAAGAAGCCAAGAAGTCAGAAGAACCAAAAATTCGAAAGAAACCTGGGCCCAAGCCGGGCTGGAAGGGCAAGCCGCGCTGTGAGAG GGAGGAGCTGCCCACCATCTACAAGTGTCCTCACCAGGGCTGCACGGCCGTGTATCGTGGGGCTGACGGCATGAAG AAGCACATCAAGGAGCACCACGAGGAGGTCCGGGAGAGGCCCTGCCCGCACCCCGGCTGCAACAAGGTGTTCATGATCGACCGCTACCTGCAGCGCCACGTCAAGCTCATCCACACAG AGGTGCGGAACTATATCTGTGACGAGTGTGGGCAGACCTTCAAGCAGCGGAAGCACCTCCTGGTTCACCAGATGCGCCACTCAGGAGCCAAGCCCCTGCA GTGCGAAGTCTGCGGGTTCCAGTGCCGGCAGCGGGCATCCCTGAAGTACCACATGACCAAGCACAAGGCCGAGACGGAGCTGGACTTCGCCTGCGACCAGTGCGGCCGGCGGTTCGAAAAGGCTCACAACCTCAACGTGCACATGTCCATGGTGCACCCCCTGACGCAGACCCCGGACAAGGCCCCGGAGCCCCCGCCTGGGCCCGCGGCGGGGCAGGCCGTGAAGGCTGAGCCCACCTGA
- the ZNF276 gene encoding zinc finger protein 276 isoform X2 encodes MGHCRLCHGKFSSRSLRSISGRAPGESSERPPPGDRVFVRDFQRLLGVAVHQDPALSQFVCKNCHSQFYQCHGLLTSFLQRVNVPPTGRRKPCAKVGVQPRTGAEEGACVVDLIASSPQGLRGLVGWVHGHAAGCGALPSLQRTLSSEYCGIVRAVWGCDRGHDYTMDADSSCGALLLDGALGVRRTWDKDSAPGLPRHRGSSPSGAAPQSSQGRATAAGAETEMLPSTDTARPPSDGDPVGPGPGPPPQPSLPHSGAPGQLGEKQVPSPTSDDRVKDEFSDLSEGDFLSEDENDKKQNTQSSDESFEPYPEKKVSGKKSESKEAKKSEEPKIRKKPGPKPGWKGKPRCEREELPTIYKCPHQGCTAVYRGADGMKKHIKEHHEEVRERPCPHPGCNKVFMIDRYLQRHVKLIHTEVRNYICDECGQTFKQRKHLLVHQMRHSGAKPLQCEVCGFQCRQRASLKYHMTKHKAETELDFACDQCGRRFEKAHNLNVHMSMVHPLTQTPDKAPEPPPGPAAGQAVKAEPT; translated from the exons ATGGGGCACTGTCGCCTCTGTCACGGGAAGTTCTCCTCCCGGAGTCTCCGCAGCATCTCTGGCAGGGCGCCTGGGGAGAGCTCAGAAAGGCCGCCCCCTGGGGACCGTGTTTTTGTCCGGGATTTCCAGCGCCTCCTGGGGGTGGCCGTCCACCAGGACCCGGCTCTGTCCCAGTTTGTCTGCAAGAACTGCCACTCCCAGTTCTACCAGTGCCACGGCCTCCTCACGTCTTTCCTGCAGAGGGTCAACGTCCCCCCCACGGGCCGCCGGAAGCCTTGCGCAAA GGTCGGTGTGCAGCCTCGGACGGGGGCGGAGGAGGGAGCGTGTGTGG TGGACCTGATCGCTTCGAGCCCCCAGGGCCTGCGCGGCTTGGTGGGGTGGGTGCACGGACACGCGGCCGGCTGCGGGGCCCTGCCCAGCCTCCAGAGGACCCTGTCCTCCGAGTACTGTGGCATCGTCCGGGCCGTGTGGGGCTGCGACCGAGGGCACGACTACACCATGGACGCCGACTCCAGCTGCGGGGCCCTCTTGCTGGACGGCGCCTTGGGCGTCAGGCGGACGTGGGACAAGGATTCGGCCCCGGGGCTCCCCCGGCATCGGGGGTCCAGCCCCAGCGGGGCTGCCCCTCAGAGCTCCCAGGGCAGAGCGACTGCGGCCGGGGCCGAGACCGAGATGCTGCCCAGCACGGACACAGCCCGGCCTCCTTCAGATGGCGACCCAGTGGGGCCTGGGCCGGGCCCCCCGCCTCAGCCAAGCCTCCCCCACAGCGGGGCCCCAG GGCAGTTGGGTGAGAAGCAGGTTCCATCTCCAACCTCGGATGATCGGGTAAAAGACGAGTTCAGTGACCTTTCTGAGGG aGACTTCCTGAGTGAAGACGAAAATGACAAGAAGCAGAATACCCAGTCCTCAGACGAGTCCTTTGAGCCCTACCCGGAAAAGAA GGTCTCTGGTAAGAAGAGTGAAAGCAAAGAAGCCAAGAAGTCAGAAGAACCAAAAATTCGAAAGAAACCTGGGCCCAAGCCGGGCTGGAAGGGCAAGCCGCGCTGTGAGAG GGAGGAGCTGCCCACCATCTACAAGTGTCCTCACCAGGGCTGCACGGCCGTGTATCGTGGGGCTGACGGCATGAAG AAGCACATCAAGGAGCACCACGAGGAGGTCCGGGAGAGGCCCTGCCCGCACCCCGGCTGCAACAAGGTGTTCATGATCGACCGCTACCTGCAGCGCCACGTCAAGCTCATCCACACAG AGGTGCGGAACTATATCTGTGACGAGTGTGGGCAGACCTTCAAGCAGCGGAAGCACCTCCTGGTTCACCAGATGCGCCACTCAGGAGCCAAGCCCCTGCA GTGCGAAGTCTGCGGGTTCCAGTGCCGGCAGCGGGCATCCCTGAAGTACCACATGACCAAGCACAAGGCCGAGACGGAGCTGGACTTCGCCTGCGACCAGTGCGGCCGGCGGTTCGAAAAGGCTCACAACCTCAACGTGCACATGTCCATGGTGCACCCCCTGACGCAGACCCCGGACAAGGCCCCGGAGCCCCCGCCTGGGCCCGCGGCGGGGCAGGCCGTGAAGGCTGAGCCCACCTGA